One genomic window of Halomicrobium sp. LC1Hm includes the following:
- a CDS encoding protein kinase, whose amino-acid sequence MAADFEDIDAVPDPSSYDGPDVCALDYDDIQGGERIGSGGFARVSAVTVDGRQFVVKEPIVDGTVETDTMAEFVDEAETWSQLDDHAHVVSVVDWGDRLPWIALEYMDGDTLADRLEAGRMDTAQALWTGVCLSRALQHAHRHGIVHLDLTPDNVLFRATSDGVWDLPKIGDWGLSESLLEQSETVDGLTPNYAAPEQFDPEAFGKPDDFTDRFQLATVVYEALTGKRAFPGSGMAAMRRVTDGDVTPPTSVDPHLHDALDEIFARALATEKSERYETVVNFRRDLASVLETIVEESDRTAGATGDTSETVESQHAEAATPPSTERHAEASGADRDRPTTLYEGIDDIDGVDASDAALLLDTAEREIDGEPADDPLRLAVSDTFSVDGETHVSAAVASGTLSRDDRLVFEPGGAELSVGTMEAGLSGTAIETATAGDSVTLVPDAATDRDDIRRGALGSRRSSAPKAVDSFEAELYVLDHPSVITAGYTPVVHTHTGQVAASITGLTRRVMPVGDHGTWEIERTPDYAEPGDIVQASLSPQRPFAVDPIDEAPETGWFTVRDAGQVVAIGAVTAVESAARPASTPEDDLVDRLTDCAFAPQDHVERLAAQFEDATVPAAESATLRLPIQDAYTLSDAGTVLTGDVVAGTLEGGDDVWLRPADVAGAVETIEQNHEAIAQAGPGETVAFQVGGTEQGEVRRGAVCGPLDGAPPVADRLRARIVVTDHPSVVTAGYTPVVHAHTAQVACTIDSIEATVDPDDGRVIEERPDFIQNGDTAEVVLEPQKPLSVEPITDVPELGVFSIRDMGQTVGVGGVIDVTEE is encoded by the coding sequence ATGGCTGCTGACTTCGAAGATATCGACGCCGTGCCGGATCCCTCGTCGTACGATGGACCCGACGTTTGCGCCCTCGACTACGACGACATCCAGGGCGGGGAACGGATCGGCTCTGGTGGGTTCGCCAGGGTGTCCGCCGTCACCGTCGACGGACGGCAGTTCGTGGTCAAGGAACCGATCGTCGATGGCACCGTCGAGACGGACACGATGGCGGAGTTCGTCGACGAGGCAGAGACGTGGTCACAGCTGGACGACCACGCACACGTCGTCAGCGTCGTCGACTGGGGTGATCGTCTCCCGTGGATCGCGCTGGAGTACATGGACGGCGACACGCTCGCAGACCGACTGGAGGCCGGTAGGATGGACACGGCACAGGCCCTCTGGACCGGCGTCTGTCTCAGCCGTGCTCTCCAGCACGCCCACCGTCACGGCATCGTCCACCTCGATTTGACTCCCGATAACGTGCTCTTCCGGGCCACGTCCGACGGGGTGTGGGATCTCCCCAAGATCGGCGACTGGGGACTCTCCGAGTCGCTGTTAGAGCAGTCCGAGACGGTCGACGGGCTGACCCCGAACTACGCCGCCCCCGAGCAGTTCGATCCCGAGGCGTTCGGTAAGCCGGACGACTTCACGGACCGGTTCCAGCTCGCGACAGTCGTCTACGAGGCCCTGACCGGGAAACGGGCCTTCCCCGGTTCGGGGATGGCGGCCATGCGTCGGGTCACCGACGGCGACGTGACGCCACCCACGTCCGTCGACCCCCACCTCCACGACGCCCTCGACGAGATCTTCGCCCGTGCGCTCGCCACCGAGAAGTCAGAACGGTACGAGACGGTCGTCAACTTCCGCCGAGATCTGGCGTCGGTGCTCGAAACGATCGTCGAAGAGTCCGATCGGACGGCTGGGGCGACCGGCGATACATCGGAGACGGTCGAGTCACAGCACGCCGAGGCGGCCACGCCGCCCTCAACAGAGCGCCACGCCGAGGCGTCCGGTGCCGACCGGGACCGTCCTACAACGCTGTACGAGGGCATCGACGACATCGACGGCGTCGACGCGTCGGACGCCGCGTTGCTCCTCGACACTGCGGAGCGCGAGATCGACGGCGAGCCGGCAGACGATCCGCTCCGTCTGGCGGTCAGCGATACGTTCTCCGTCGACGGCGAGACTCACGTTTCCGCCGCAGTGGCCTCGGGAACGCTGTCGAGAGACGATCGTCTCGTCTTCGAGCCGGGCGGTGCGGAACTGTCTGTCGGGACGATGGAAGCGGGGCTCTCTGGCACTGCGATCGAGACGGCGACGGCGGGTGATTCGGTCACGCTCGTTCCGGACGCCGCCACTGACAGAGACGACATCCGACGGGGCGCTCTCGGCTCTCGTCGGAGCTCGGCCCCCAAGGCAGTCGACTCGTTCGAGGCGGAGCTGTACGTTCTCGACCATCCGAGCGTCATCACGGCGGGGTACACGCCGGTCGTCCACACCCACACCGGTCAGGTCGCGGCGTCGATCACGGGGCTCACACGGCGGGTGATGCCCGTAGGCGACCACGGTACGTGGGAAATCGAGCGGACGCCCGACTACGCCGAACCGGGCGACATCGTTCAGGCGTCGCTCTCTCCCCAGCGGCCGTTCGCCGTCGATCCGATCGACGAGGCTCCGGAAACGGGCTGGTTCACCGTTCGCGACGCCGGCCAGGTTGTCGCGATCGGCGCTGTGACCGCTGTCGAGTCCGCAGCGCGGCCAGCGTCGACGCCCGAGGACGATCTCGTTGACCGACTGACCGACTGTGCGTTCGCTCCACAGGACCACGTCGAGCGGCTGGCGGCCCAGTTCGAGGACGCGACGGTTCCGGCGGCCGAGAGCGCCACGCTTCGGCTCCCGATTCAGGACGCGTACACGCTCTCGGACGCCGGGACCGTGTTGACTGGCGATGTCGTGGCGGGAACGCTCGAAGGCGGCGACGACGTTTGGCTCCGTCCGGCCGACGTAGCGGGCGCGGTCGAGACGATCGAGCAGAACCACGAGGCGATCGCGCAAGCGGGTCCGGGTGAGACAGTCGCCTTCCAGGTCGGTGGGACCGAGCAGGGCGAGGTTCGCAGAGGTGCTGTCTGTGGTCCGCTCGACGGTGCGCCGCCGGTCGCTGATCGGCTCCGGGCCCGTATCGTCGTCACCGACCATCCGAGCGTCGTCACGGCGGGGTACACGCCGGTCGTCCACGCACACACCGCACAGGTCGCCTGTACCATCGACAGTATCGAGGCCACGGTCGATCCCGACGACGGACGTGTCATCGAGGAGCGCCCGGACTTCATCCAGAACGGCGACACCGCCGAGGTGGTCCTGGAACCCCAGAAGCCACTCAGCGTCGAACCGATCACCGACGTGCCCGAACTGGGCGTGTTCTCGATCCGGGACATGGGACAGACGGTCGGCGTCGGCGGGGTGATCGATGTCACCGAGGAGTGA